One window of Lytechinus variegatus isolate NC3 chromosome 2, Lvar_3.0, whole genome shotgun sequence genomic DNA carries:
- the LOC121409011 gene encoding extracellular tyrosine-protein kinase PKDCC-like: MTYLPSVKSSDFYSKVTAWKHSGSPHGTQGTYQPQAVPLLPFILCPRMRVLLRLQTYTAAIALSSLISVTLLLYTVSSGGIRATVQGGSFFSNYHRINHLEHAVETLKSKLSEAEAYEKELLGKIEDLQEQANSEHASTIQVRGYEERSGWEGVGDSPGNVHGNNGNQIQQQIYSCKHTDIIKVGKTIGQGHTKVVQEGTLLGRKVAIKSAGMQVKSVKDCLERGIYHKREDCLLLAMYKVLKEAMILRQVRHPNIVKLIGLCARSEIGSPNIKERGITLVVELGTPVHLHELVEESWARRVKYCIEIGRLLQYLEDSPMGSTAISDFRDEQFVMVDGVLKLSDVDDLSSTEPDCDQNMECLVNGKSAVKCSSNMKCAGLNAHLNLLHAYEVFIGPLLSRDVPPSLQTATKNLLKSLKKGELDAEGLVYRLKNVQAIP; encoded by the exons ATGACGTACCTACCAAGTGTAAAGTCCTCAGATTTTTATTCCAAGGTAACTGCTTGGAAGCACAGTGGAAGCCCCCATGGGACACAGGGGACCTACCAACCTCAAGCAGTTCCACTGCTGCCCTTTATACTCTGCCCCAGGATGAGGGTGCTCCTTCGATTACAAACATACACAGCGGCGATTGCTCTATCAAGCCTGATCTCAGTCACACTCCTCCTTTACACCGTTAGCAGTGGGGGAATCAGAGCAACTGTCCAGGGAggatcatttttttcaaactaccATCGGATCAACCATCTGGAACATGCAGTAGAGACACTGAAGAGCAAGCTCTCAGAGGCAGAAGCCTATGAGAAGGAACTCCTGGGGAAGATTGAGGACCTGCAGGAGCAGGCCAACTCTGAACATGCCAGCACCATTCAGGTTCGGGGGTATGAAGAAAGAAGTGGGTGGGAAGGGGTTGGAGATTCACCTGGTAATGTCCATGGTAATAATGGCAACCAGATCCAGCAGCAAATTTACAGCTGCAAGCACACGGACATCATCAAAGTTGGTAAGACAATTGGACAGGGCCACACCAAGGTTGTCCAGGAAGGGACATTGCTTGGCCGGAAGGTTGCGATCAAGAGCGCCGGGATGCAGGTTAAAAGCGTGAAGGATTGTCTTGAAAGGGGTATCTACCACAAAAGGGAGGACTGTCTCCTTCTAGCTATGTATAAAGTACTGAAAGAAGCCATGATCCTTCGTCAGGTCAGGCACCCAAACATAGTGAAGCTGATAGGACTATGTGCTCGTAGTGAAATTGGGAGTCCAAACATCAAGGAGAGGGGTATCACTTTGGTCGTAGAGCTAGGGACACCTGTTCATCTTCATGAACTGGTTGAAGAATCTTGGGCAAGGAGAGTCAAA TACTGCATTGAGATTGGCAGACTTCTGCAATATCTTGAGGATTCCCCCATGGGTAGTACAGCCATTAGTGACTTCCGGGACGAACAGTTTGTGATGGTGGATGGCGTCCTCAAGTTGTCTGATGTGGATGATCTGAGCAGCACAGAACCGGACTGTGATCAAAATATGGAGTGCCTGGTCAATGGAAAATCAGCTG TCAAGTGCTCATCAAACATGAAGTGTGCTGGACTCAATGCCCATCTCAATCTCCTCCATGCCTATGAGGTCTTCATAGGTCCTCTTCTCAGCAGGGATGTACCCCCCTCACTCCAGACTGCTACCAAAAATCTCCTGAAGTCACTCAAGAAAGGAGAGCTGGATGCGGAGGGACTGGTCTATAGACTCAAGAACGTGCAGGCCATCCCTTGA